In Georgenia soli, a genomic segment contains:
- a CDS encoding Na+/H+ antiporter subunit E, with protein sequence MSNPTGAPTADRRRQRWPRSSWGMLAWLTAVWVLLWGDITLANVVAGLGIALLVTTLAPLPRTPFDGRFRPWGVTRLMVKFAYDVVVASLQISWMALTGRKPQGAVIRVRLRSHSDTYLTATAGFTSLVPGSIVVEAHRVTGTLYIHVFDVRLHGGLDTAHRIVLEQEERILRAVASREELIDAGYVPGSSPRAGRITKSAGEVRR encoded by the coding sequence ATGAGCAACCCGACGGGCGCCCCGACGGCCGACCGCCGGCGCCAGCGCTGGCCGCGCAGCTCCTGGGGCATGCTCGCCTGGCTGACCGCGGTGTGGGTGCTGCTGTGGGGCGACATCACGCTCGCCAACGTCGTGGCCGGGCTGGGCATCGCCCTCCTCGTCACCACGCTGGCGCCGCTGCCGCGGACCCCGTTCGACGGCCGCTTCCGCCCGTGGGGCGTCACGCGCCTCATGGTGAAGTTCGCGTACGACGTCGTCGTCGCCTCCCTCCAGATCTCCTGGATGGCGCTCACCGGGCGGAAGCCCCAGGGGGCGGTGATCCGGGTGCGCCTGCGCTCGCACTCCGACACCTACCTCACCGCCACCGCCGGGTTCACCTCCCTGGTGCCGGGCTCCATCGTGGTCGAGGCCCACCGCGTCACCGGCACCCTGTACATCCACGTCTTCGACGTCCGCCTGCACGGCGGGCTGGACACCGCCCACCGGATCGTCCTCGAGCAGGAGGAACGGATCCTGCGGGCCGTCGCCTCCCGCGAGGAGCTCATCGACGCCGGCTACGTGCCCGGCTCCTCGCCCCGGGCCGGACGCATCACGAAGTCGGCCGGGGAGGTGCGGCGATGA
- a CDS encoding monovalent cation/H+ antiporter complex subunit F yields MTSTVLFAYCLVVLAIAALVALTRMEKGPTMLDRVVSLDVVTAVVLGAVALISARTARTDLVPVLVVLSIVGFVGSVTIARFAAVEAPEEARILTKEELAEVLAQQRALSDEDAPVHDPDADNDDEREDQEDDDAAEARAVDARLDAGPDDGTRDGPDDGAGGGEGTEPIDQRTAPNPDPDVKGGAAPAGEEDR; encoded by the coding sequence ATGACCTCGACCGTGCTGTTCGCGTACTGCCTCGTCGTGCTCGCGATCGCGGCGCTGGTGGCCCTGACCCGGATGGAGAAGGGGCCCACCATGCTGGACCGCGTGGTGTCCCTCGACGTCGTCACCGCCGTCGTCCTCGGCGCCGTCGCGCTCATCAGCGCCCGCACCGCGCGCACGGACCTCGTCCCGGTGCTCGTGGTGCTGTCGATCGTCGGCTTCGTCGGTTCCGTGACCATCGCCCGCTTCGCCGCCGTCGAGGCGCCCGAGGAGGCCCGGATCCTCACCAAGGAGGAGCTCGCCGAGGTCCTCGCGCAGCAGCGCGCGCTCAGCGACGAGGACGCACCGGTCCACGACCCCGACGCCGACAACGACGACGAGCGCGAGGACCAGGAGGACGACGACGCCGCCGAGGCCCGCGCCGTCGACGCACGCCTCGACGCCGGCCCGGACGACGGGACGCGGGACGGACCGGACGACGGGGCGGGCGGCGGTGAGGGCACGGAGCCGATCGACCAGAGGACCGCCCCCAACCCCGACCCTGACGTCAAGGGCGGGGCGGCACCCGCGGGGGAGGAGGACCGATGA
- the mnhG gene encoding monovalent cation/H(+) antiporter subunit G yields MSWTDVADVAGTVLLVLGSTLTLVAAIAILRFDDLLSRMHAATKPQVLGLVIMMAGLALTVRNPVVVWTLVLVVAFQLITAPISAHMVGRAGYRTGKVDSEALVVDELTEDLRASDELSDEEVERRIAELNRDLDRPDGGRAPERR; encoded by the coding sequence ATGAGCTGGACCGACGTGGCCGACGTGGCGGGGACCGTCCTGCTGGTGCTCGGCTCCACCCTCACGCTGGTCGCCGCCATCGCGATCCTGCGCTTCGACGACCTGCTCTCCCGGATGCACGCCGCCACCAAGCCGCAGGTGCTCGGCCTGGTGATCATGATGGCTGGTCTCGCGCTCACCGTGCGCAACCCGGTGGTCGTCTGGACGCTCGTGCTGGTGGTGGCGTTCCAGCTCATCACGGCGCCGATCTCCGCCCACATGGTCGGCCGGGCCGGCTACCGCACCGGCAAGGTCGACTCCGAGGCGCTGGTCGTCGACGAGCTGACCGAGGACCTGCGCGCCTCCGACGAGCTCTCCGACGAGGAGGTCGAGCGCCGCATCGCCGAGCTCAACCGGGACCTCGATCGCCCGGACGGCGGCAGGGCCCCCGAGAGGCGCTGA